A window of the bacterium genome harbors these coding sequences:
- a CDS encoding aldo/keto reductase: MNGFTHREVPRLGRRLFRLGLSGSFGLDEPGCREALERVQYVFWSPRMKTLTPALRDALARDRDRYVVSTGPLFGYFPGAVRRAAEAARRTLGVDTLDVFQLYWLGKMSALTAAVQEEMYRLREEGKVRALGVSIHDRPRAGKLAEESILDLLMIRYNAAHTGAEEEIFPHLAGRRPAVVAYTATAWRKLLRPPGGWKGVIPTAGDCYRFCLASPHVDIVLTGPRNVGELRENLAAVDRGPLLPAEMEEMRAFGRAVHGRRKGFRS; encoded by the coding sequence ATGAACGGATTCACCCATCGGGAGGTGCCGCGTCTCGGCCGGCGGCTCTTCCGCCTCGGCCTTTCCGGCTCCTTCGGCCTCGACGAACCGGGGTGCCGCGAAGCCTTGGAAAGGGTGCAATACGTCTTCTGGTCTCCCCGGATGAAAACGCTGACCCCCGCCCTCCGGGATGCCCTCGCGCGGGACCGCGACAGATACGTGGTCTCCACGGGCCCCCTGTTCGGGTATTTCCCCGGCGCCGTCCGCCGCGCGGCCGAGGCGGCGCGGCGCACCCTTGGCGTCGACACCCTGGACGTCTTCCAGCTCTACTGGCTCGGGAAGATGTCCGCGCTCACCGCCGCGGTCCAGGAAGAGATGTACCGGCTCCGGGAAGAGGGGAAGGTTCGCGCGCTGGGAGTCTCGATCCACGACCGGCCACGGGCCGGAAAACTGGCGGAGGAATCGATCCTCGACCTTCTGATGATCCGCTACAACGCCGCGCACACCGGCGCCGAGGAGGAGATCTTCCCGCACCTGGCCGGTCGCCGTCCCGCCGTGGTCGCCTACACCGCGACGGCGTGGCGGAAGCTGCTTCGCCCTCCCGGCGGCTGGAAAGGCGTAATCCCGACGGCGGGCGACTGCTACCGGTTCTGCCTGGCGAGTCCGCACGTGGACATCGTGCTCACCGGCCCCCGGAACGTGGGCGAGCTTCGGGAGAATCTGGCGGCGGTCGACCGGGGGCCGCTCCTCCCCGCGGAGATGGAGGAGATGCGCGCGTTCGGGCGTGCGGTCCACGGGCGGCGGAAGGGGTTCCGATCGTGA
- a CDS encoding ABC transporter permease: protein MIGSFSPDVVDAVRTSLSVSAGATVFASLLGIPVGLHVALSEFPLKRLVVTILNTFLAVPTVVVGLLGYGFLSRQGPLGALGLLFTPAAIVIGGTLLAAPIVANYALAAARGADRRIVPTALTLGAGRLRAVGTLVGEIRFGILAAVIAGFGRVVAEVGVAMMLGGNIRGYTRTMTTAIALETSKGEFSFGMALGIVLMAIALIVNLFLSLLQRR from the coding sequence ATGATCGGGTCGTTCTCCCCCGACGTCGTCGACGCCGTTCGGACCTCGCTCTCCGTCTCGGCGGGGGCGACCGTATTCGCCTCCCTCCTCGGCATCCCTGTGGGCCTTCACGTGGCACTCTCCGAATTCCCGCTCAAGCGGCTCGTCGTCACGATCCTCAACACCTTCCTGGCCGTCCCGACCGTCGTGGTAGGGCTCCTGGGGTACGGATTCCTCAGCCGCCAGGGGCCGCTGGGGGCCCTGGGGCTTCTCTTCACGCCGGCGGCCATCGTGATCGGAGGGACGCTGCTCGCCGCACCGATCGTCGCGAACTACGCCCTCGCGGCCGCGCGGGGCGCCGACCGGCGGATCGTCCCGACTGCCCTGACCCTCGGGGCAGGTCGTCTCCGGGCCGTAGGGACGCTGGTCGGCGAGATCCGGTTCGGCATCCTGGCGGCGGTGATCGCCGGCTTCGGCCGGGTCGTCGCCGAGGTCGGCGTGGCGATGATGCTCGGCGGGAACATCCGCGGGTACACCCGCACGATGACGACCGCCATCGCCCTCGAGACGAGCAAGGGGGAGTTCTCCTTCGGGATGGCGCTCGGGATCGTCCTCATGGCCATCGCGCTGATCGTCAACCTGTTCCTGAGTCTCCTCCAGAGGAGGTAG
- a CDS encoding energy-coupling factor ABC transporter ATP-binding protein, producing MLTGANGAGKSTLLGILSFLMPPTAGEIFYAGERVDWKGDVLMRLRRRVTLLHQSPYLFGGTVFRNVAYGLKARGIVGEAALRAVDRALETVGLEGFRDRDARELSGGEAQRVALARALALDPEVLLLDEPLANIDRETVGLLEAVIASLPSRGTTVVMTSHDPGQPARRSGVPIVLEEGKVAPTRVPLPP from the coding sequence ATGCTCACTGGCGCGAACGGCGCGGGGAAGAGCACGCTGCTGGGGATCCTCTCGTTCCTGATGCCTCCCACCGCGGGGGAAATCTTCTACGCGGGGGAGCGGGTCGACTGGAAGGGGGATGTCCTGATGCGGCTCCGCCGGAGGGTCACCCTGCTCCACCAGTCCCCGTACCTCTTCGGTGGGACCGTCTTCCGGAACGTGGCGTACGGGCTGAAGGCGAGGGGGATCGTGGGGGAGGCTGCGCTTCGGGCGGTAGACCGGGCCCTGGAAACCGTGGGGTTGGAAGGGTTCCGCGACCGGGACGCACGGGAGCTTTCCGGGGGGGAGGCGCAGAGGGTGGCGTTGGCCCGCGCGCTCGCGCTGGACCCGGAGGTCCTCCTCCTCGACGAGCCGCTGGCGAACATCGACCGGGAGACCGTGGGGCTGCTGGAGGCGGTGATCGCCTCGCTCCCGTCGCGGGGCACCACGGTCGTGATGACCTCCCACGACCCGGGTCAACCGGCACGGCGCAGCGGCGTGCCGATCGTGCTGGAGGAAGGGAAGGTGGCGCCCACCCGGGTTCCGTTGCCGCCGTAG